The sequence AGGTCAAGTTGTACCTGCTGCAAGACATGAAACAACACATGTAAGTGACAGTGAAGAGGAAATGTCTACTGTATTAGAAACATTTCCATTTAGCAAGAAAATACGTGTGCAGACatcaaaagatttttcaagaaCTAACAGGACCCAGAAGTTCCAAGCATGTGTCTACTGTGGCCAGCTTGATAAAAAAATATCCAGGCATTTGATGAACCAACATGGCGAGGAACATGAGGTTGCAAAGGTATGCAATATGAAAAAAGGTTCTGCAGAGCGCAGGAAAGCTTGGATCAGACTTGCAGCGAAAGGAAACTTTGCACATAATAACAAAGTTAAACAACAAGGCTTTGGAATAATCATTCCAAAATACAGAACATCTCAAGTCAAAGAGGAAAAAAGGTATCTCCCATGCGAGTACTGTACAGCCTACATAATAGATAGAGATTTATGGAAGCATCACAAGACATGTGTGGCCAAACCAGAGGCTGCTAAAAGTGATGGACCAGTCAGAAATGCCAGACTGTTGCTACCAAAACAGTGTTCAGACCAGCTGTTTAGAGATGTAATTTCAAAACTGAGGGATGATGCAGTTGCTGCAAAAATTAAATGTGACCCACTCATACTTGAATTTGGACAAAGGAGATATGACAAAACAGGCAAGTATCAGCATACACATACTCATATTTCTCAAAGACTTAGAGAATTGGGACGGTTTCTTATCAGAGCAAATAAACTAGATCCTTCATTGAAACAGTTGTCGGATTGCATTAATCCAGAAAAATGGACCACCGTCATGAAGGCAGTTAAAATGGAGGCTGGTTTTGATGAGAGTACACAAGTCTATGAAAGTCCTTCATTTGCTATAAAGTGTGGGCATAGCCttaaaaaatgtgcaaaaatcctCCGAAATCTTGCCAATGAACGTGGTGATACTAGTACCAGGGAAATGTGCATCAAATTTCTTGAGAATTATGAAGATGAGTTTGGAGAAAGGGTTGATGCACCTGCGAGGGATTGTATGAATACAAAGCAGTACAACTGTCCAAAGCTGCTTCCTCTTGTTGAAGATGTTGTGAAGCTGTCAAACTTTATTACTGGTGAAATTGAAAAAGTGAAAGCACAAATAAAAGATGGAAAAGGAAGGGAACAATACTCTCGCTTGTGTAAATTGATACTCACTCAAGTAATCTTGTTCAACAGAAGGAGGTCAGGGGAAGCAGCGAGAATATCCAAGGAAAGTTTCAATAAGGGGTTGAAATCCCCAGATGTTGATAATGCTGTGAAAGAATCCCtgacaaaatttgaacaaaaattgtGCGAATCACATACCAGAGTGGAAATCAGAGGGAAACAAGGGAGGAAAGTTGCAGTTCTCTTCACAAGTGAAATGAAAACTAATATGGAACTTCTTATTAAGAAACAGCAAGAGATAGAAGGATGGAACCCTGAAAAAATTTTTGTGCCAGTAAACTGTCAAAATCCATACAGAGGTTCTAAAGtcttaaaagaaatatcaaaagaaGCTAACTTAAAGGATGCAAACAGAATTACCTCTACACGTCTGCGAAAACAACTTGCTACTATGTGTCAGGTCTTGAATTTAAGTGAAGCCAGTCAGGATATTCTTGCAAAGTTTATGGGGCACGATATCAGAATTCACCGGGACTACTACAGGCTGCCTCAGGGTGCCTTAGAAGTAGCAAAAGTTTCCAAAGTCCTTCACATGATCAATAATGGAAAATTAGCAGAAGTTGCAAACAAAGACCTAGATGAGATTAATGTGCATGAGCGTGTTGGTAAGTAAATGTTAGGTACTCATCTCAAGAATGATACAAAATAAGAAGTTCATATATTTGGTAGTTTGTTCCTTTAAGCATACATTTCGAGCTTATATGGTACCATAATAGTTTTAACTTCCCCATCCAAGCTGTTCTACCTGTCTAATTTAACAGGTAATAGCTATTAGTTGATGTAATGTTTGAGAAATTGTTCCTGCTGCAGACATGATTGATTTTTTACTTCTAAtcatttttagctctaatggTACAGAGCTTGTAAAATCCAGTCGGTTTGTATTTAAAAGCATCTGGTCATTCAGGActagaagaaataaaacaatcTGTGATGTCTTTTTTCACACTTTTATGATACTTTATGTAAATAAGCTAAGCagagatgttgaaagtttcaagccCTATGATTTTAGACTGAACTTAGCTtgattattttattgatatagaATATTTTTCTGCTATAGAATTGGAGCAAGACAGCGACTCAGATGAAGAGAATGATACAGAGGGCTTTGTGAAAACATATCTGAAAGGTAATTTCTGgtcatttttgtaccccccgacaacaaagttgtaaggggggggggagtatactggtttcaggttgtctgtctgtccgtagatgcaatcttgtgcgcaccatctctccttatccccttgacagaatttaatgaaacttcatacaagtgatcagtaccaacagttgttatgcatgaggcatgttaggttcttttagaaaaaaaatttgcagagttatgggactttgttattttgttactatactatatacatagacacaatcttgtgcgcaccatctctcctcatccccttgacacaatttaatgaaacttcacacaagtgatcattaccaacagtagttgtgcatggggtatgttaggttctttcagaagaaaaaattgcagagttatgggactttgtttttttgttactatactatatacatagacacaatcttgtgcgcaccatctctcctcatccccttgacacaatttaatgaaacttcacacaagtgatcagtaacaacagtagttgtgcatggggcatgttaggttctttcaatgacaaaaattgcagagttacgggactttgtttcttgttaacatactatgtacatacagtctgcatatgcaatcttgtgcgtgcctaatctaccaaacccttgcacacaatttaatgaaacttcacacaaaggatcagtaccagccctagttgtgcatggtgcatgttacattcttttagataaatattctgcatagttatgggactttattttttgttactacactgtataatacagtctatatacatacagtccacataattatgcagtcttgtgtgcgtcaaactgcaatgtactgtgtcagtgcatgcggggggtacattcatcacctttagtgatagctctagtttgtgaTGAAAAGGTTTGAGATTTGAAAATAATGAGCCGTTAAACACAAGAGCCATTTGTCCATTAGTCACACTTACTTTCTGGAGTAGAAATCATAAACAATAGGGCGTGCATTCTTGAAACTTCACGGAATGAGGAGTCATGCATTTTGAAGTTATGTTGAAAAATCTTGCCCTGTCAGAGCATCATTTTTATACTGTAACAGTTAAtgtgttgaaacttcacagaataaAAGAGGAGTGCACTGTAACTTTAGTTATTTATCATTGATTGAACATCTTGTCCTgggtacatgtataacattttcaCTTTAAGATGGACTtttttgaaacttcacagaatgaaAAAAAGAACACATTCAGGTAGAATGTAGTGCACAAGaagcaagaagcataactctgCCTACAATTGGACTTGCTTGCATGATATGTGTGcatattttctcaaatattttggaGTTGTCACTCATAGCTGTTGAAAATTTTGTCCAGAGCAAAATTCGCTGCAAATACCCTCCAAAGACAGCCACATTTGTGTCTTTGCTTTTGTGAACATATTTCCTTAACTTCTGGCTCTCTACCAAGCACTgtggctttttaaaaaagaatattgtgTTTCTTTGATGTTGCTCTTTACATGGAAGTCTTTTTTTCTTTGGCAATGTTCATCATGCCTTGCTTTGCTGACAGCAGCATCAATGAAGACATTTAAGAATGCCAGAGATCTATAATATTTCACTATAAGCTCTAAAGCCTTGTTAAGATGCCATAAAGAGTGCATAACTAGTTTTGTATTTATTCAGGGTTAAGAAATACTTCAGcaaatgatgatgatgttgaagaTAAAGATTGGGAGCCACCTAACAAGAGGTCAAGAAGACAAGGTAACATACATGTTTAAGTTCTCCAGAAAAAGTGAAGTATTAGTCTAAGAGCAGGAAAACATTGCCTGAGTTATTTCAAGCATTTTCAGAGAGATATCCTAAGCCTAGATACTGTTCCTTCTATAGAACAAACATGCATGTTTATGCCATTGAAGTTTGAAAGTGTTATTCCTGCAGATATGACTTATCATGTAACTGGTATTGAAAGGAAAAAGGGGGCAAAAAAAGTTGTATAGGTTGTAAGTAGAGCATGGTATTTCACCTTTGACATGGGATAGTAGTGTTTCTTAGAGGACTGGTGTAGAGTTCTAAGCAGTTTTCACAATACATACTGTTAAAGTTGTGAGTTTCTTCTTTTGTTCACTGCTTCAATTTCAAAATGCCTTCTGAATTCAGCCCTTTTGTTTTACTGGCATTGAGTTAGCAATATTTCTAGGCGCAGTTATGAAAATATGTATCATTATTGGTAAGATATCATGTTAGTATAAATCTGTGATACAATTTTCAATAGAAAGTATTACTATTAGTTGCATATGTATTTTTTTAGAATTCAAAAGGATAATAAGAACATTTTTTGCCAACTAGGCTGATCatcttttgatttgatttgagataccttttaaaacctttttagctcgactattcatagaatagtagagctattggactcgcccatgcgtcggcgtccgcataggcgtccgcgtcccgatttggttaagtttttgtatgtaagctggtatctcagcaaccacttgtgggaatggattgaaacttcacacacttattcactgtgataaactgacttacattgcacaggttccataactctgttttgcttttttacaaaattatgccccttttttgacttagaaatttttggtttaggttttgtatgtaagctggtatctcattaaccacttgtgggaatgga is a genomic window of Mercenaria mercenaria strain notata chromosome 18, MADL_Memer_1, whole genome shotgun sequence containing:
- the LOC123538701 gene encoding uncharacterized protein LOC123538701, whose amino-acid sequence is MFSGTHINYGFLKLFKTFHLVENVNETDILVVPASINGHTKTPTLKLFRCLLGRKTKIVSTRWIKDSVRFGQVQDMETYHIKSVGNYGQIKRAEDYKQFEYQMKGKTWINIKEEEVRQMIETIGGVATINAGPAAVIVCADDEIYTSECCVGKEWLFQCIVEGQVVPAARHETTHVSDSEEEMSTVLETFPFSKKIRVQTSKDFSRTNRTQKFQACVYCGQLDKKISRHLMNQHGEEHEVAKVCNMKKGSAERRKAWIRLAAKGNFAHNNKVKQQGFGIIIPKYRTSQVKEEKRYLPCEYCTAYIIDRDLWKHHKTCVAKPEAAKSDGPVRNARLLLPKQCSDQLFRDVISKLRDDAVAAKIKCDPLILEFGQRRYDKTGKYQHTHTHISQRLRELGRFLIRANKLDPSLKQLSDCINPEKWTTVMKAVKMEAGFDESTQVYESPSFAIKCGHSLKKCAKILRNLANERGDTSTREMCIKFLENYEDEFGERVDAPARDCMNTKQYNCPKLLPLVEDVVKLSNFITGEIEKVKAQIKDGKGREQYSRLCKLILTQVILFNRRRSGEAARISKESFNKGLKSPDVDNAVKESLTKFEQKLCESHTRVEIRGKQGRKVAVLFTSEMKTNMELLIKKQQEIEGWNPEKIFVPVNCQNPYRGSKVLKEISKEANLKDANRITSTRLRKQLATMCQVLNLSEASQDILAKFMGHDIRIHRDYYRLPQGALEVAKVSKVLHMINNGKLAEVANKDLDEINVHERVELEQDSDSDEENDTEGFVKTYLKGLRNTSANDDDVEDKDWEPPNKRSRRQEASDTSEDDSDDDYDYKALPETKKKKQREYMSESERRVVQRVFEKNINLFKVPGKLEIMNIQKEEPLLSKYDWTKLKYCVHNMIQAKRRCLKRQ